In Janthinobacterium sp. B9-8, the genomic stretch CGCGCCGTAAAAGCTGTTTTCATTGGATGAGCCCATTGCGAACTCGTCCATATTGGTGCGGCCCAAGCTCACCAAACCCGCCTTGCGGCATAGCTCGATTACATTGGCGTCATAGGGCGCAACAAAGTTATCCAGCATTTTGGAGCCACAGGTGGTCTTCCAGCCTTGCTGGCAAAAAATATCTTTTTGCGCGATCGGTACACCCGTTAATACGCCAGCTTGGCCACTTGCCAGCAGCGCATCAGCGGCTTTTGCTTCGGCAAAGGTTTTATCCTCGTCCAAAGTAATAAAGGCATTCAAGTCCCGCATGGCTTTGGCACGCGCCAGATACTCGCTGGCCATTTCGACCGCAGAAATTTCTTTAGCTGCCAGCATCGCCGACAGTTGTTTTACTGATTTTTCTATCATTATTTTTTAGCGGGGATGATCCCTGCCCCTCACTCAATCACTTGCGGAACAAGATATAAACCAGCTTCAACCGCTGGCGCCACCGCCTGCCATGCCTCTCGACGATTAGGCTCACGCGCCACATCATCCCGCAGACGTAGCATCACATCTTGCGCATGCGCCATCGGCTCGATACCTGTGGTATCGACAGCGCGCATTTCTTCAATCAAAGTAAGAATTTGGTTTAACTGGCCTTGGGTAGCTGCTAATTCATCACCGGTCACCGCAATGCGGGACAAGCGAGCGATGCGCGCTACATCTTCAATAGACAGGGACATGTCGGATTTACCCCGTAAACATTTATTAACGTCAACTCGATAGGGTATCATACAGGGTTTGATTACTACCACCCGTCCTCACGCTAGGGTGGAGGCATCAAGGTTCAAATGTGCCGCGGAACTTTTTCGCTTGCACCACCGCCCAACAGCCCCTGCCCTTACTCATGTAGCGTAAGGCGAAAAAGCTAGGTGGAAAAACCCAATATCGTGCCGTGGCTAACCATGCCGACGGCCTGCAATACGCATAATTAAATGTGAGACACCCGAATATTTGTGCTTTTTGCATAGGGAGTTAATCAATGACAACAGCCTTATTCTGACAAAATATACTCAAATACGTTTTTGCCTTATAGGCACAAGCACAGAGCAGCAAAAAAATCATTAGCCCGTGGGTATTTTACCGGCGGCCTTCAACACCTCTATTTAAAGTGTGAGACCCGAATGTTTGGACTTCTTTCCGGCTACTTTGCCAACGACATCGCCATTGACCTTGGTACTGCCAACACGCTGATTTATATGCAGGGCAAGGGCATTGTGCTTGATGAACCTTCCGTAGTGGCCATCCAGCAAGAAGGCGGCCCGTCAGGCAAGAAAACTATTTTAGCAGTAGGCGCAGAAGCCAAGAAAATGCTGGGCAGAACACCCGGTAGCATTAACGCCATTCGCCCGATGAAAGACGGCGTGATTGCCGATTTCACCATCACAGAACAAATGCTGAAGCAGTTCATTAAAAAAGTGAACCCAAGCCGCATGTTCTCGTCCCCTCCCCGTATCGTGATTTGCGTGCCATGTGGCTCTACTCAAGTTGAGCGCCGTGCAATCCGTGAATCCGCTCTGGGTGCAGGCGCACGTAAAGTTGAATTGATCGAAGAACCAATGGCCGCAGCCATTGGTGCAGGCATGCCCGTTGAAGAAGCAACCGGCTCGATGGTGGTAGATATCGGTGGTGGCACCACCGAAGTCGGCGTAATCTCGCTGGGCGGTATTGTTTACGCTTCAAGCGTGCGCGTAGGCGGTGATAAGTTCGATGAAGCCATCATCAACTACATCCGTCGCAACTACGGCATGCTGATTGGTGAAGCCACCGCTGAAGAAATCAAAAAACGCATCGGTAGCGCCTTCCCCGGCGCAGAAGTGCGCGAGATGGAAGTCAAAGGTCGCAATCTAGCCGAAGGGATTCCACGCTCATTCACGATTTCTTCCAATGAAATTCTGGAAGCGCTGACTGAACCACTCAACCAAATCGTATCTGCAGTAAAACAAGCGCTGGAACAAACTCCGCCAGAGTTGGGTGCAGATATTGCCGAAAAAGGCATGGTACTGACCGGCGGCGGCGCATTGCTGCGTGACCTGGATCGTCTGTTAATGGAAGAAACAGGCTTGCCGGTGTTTGTAGCTGAAGATCCGCTGACTTGCGTTGTACGTGGCTCGGGCAAAGCGCTAGAGAAGCTGGACAAAGCAGGCAGCATCTTTACTTACGATTAATCACATCTTGAGGCGGCAAGTCGAAATAACGATTTGCGATAAAACACACGCAAACCATCCTGAGCAAGATGGTGGTTTGCGTCTTACTTAGCTTTTGAGAATCATCGGCCGTCTTTCATGCAAGCCTCTCAGCCCGCCTTTTTTAAGCAGGGACCTAAACCGCTGACGCGGTTTTTCCTGTTTTCTGTCCTGTCTATTTGCCTAATAGTCGGGGATGCCAACTTTCAAATGCTTGGCCCTGTCCGCCAACAGCTTTCAGTGTTGCTTTATCCCTTACAGTGGCTGGTTACCGCCCCCTTTGAGCTACTTAAAGACACCAGTACTTTTCTATCCAGACAAGCTGAATTACTTGGTGAGAATCGTAAACTGCATGATGCCCAATTACTGGCCAGCGTCAACGCCATGAAATTGAAAGCATTAGAGGCTGAAAATGCACGGCTTAGGCAGCTCAGCACCGTACAAGCCAGCCAACCTAGCCAGCTGACAGAAATCCTCTATAACGGCCGCGATCCGTTTACGGCCCGGCTGATTGTAGACAGGGGCGAAAGAGCCAATATTCGAGCCGGGCAAATTGTGGTCGATGCCAGCGGCGTAGTCGGCCAGGTTGTGCGTGTGCAACCCATGACCAGCGAAGTGCGCCTGATTTCTGATCGCAACCATATGGTGCCGGTACAAATTGAGCGCAATCAATTACGTACCGTGATCTATGGTATGGGAAGAGACTTGCCCTTAGAAATTCGCAATATGTCATCTAATTCAGATATTAAAGAAGGCGATACGCTGATTACGTCAGGAATTGATGGCTTATATCCTGCAGGGCTGCCTGTTGCTAAAGTTAATAAAATTGAACGCAGTAATGCCTTTGCACGGATTTACTGCACTCCGCTGGCCGGAATTGAGCAACACCGCTTCTTGCTGATTCTAGAAGCCAATCGTGCCCTTACACCTTATCCTGCCCATGCCTCAGATGTGGTCACCAAGCAAAAGAAAGGTCGCTAATGCCCATTTCACGCCAGCTACTTCGCCCGGTCAGCAGCAGCTTTATTCTGTTTACTTTTATTCTTTCTTTAAGCGTTAATCTTTTGCCATGGCAAGCCGGTTTAGTGGGCTTTGCACCTGATTTTGTTGCGCTATTTATTATCTACTGGACACTCAATCAACCCCGCCGCGTAGGTGTGGGCGTGGCGTTTTTCTTAGGCCTTTTGATGGATGTAGCGGATGGCAATATCTTGGGGCAACATGCCCTGGCCTACACCGTCATCGCCTATCTCACTCTTGCCCGCCAGCGCCAGCTAGCTGTCTTTCCTTTTTGGCAGCAGGCTTTTGTTGCACTCGGGTTGATGCTAGCCGGACAAGCTTTAATGCTGCTGCTACGCACCGCGATGGGCGCTCCTTTTCCAGGTTGGGCTTACTTTGCTGGTAGTTTTGTGGCGGCCTTTATCTGGCCGCCTCTTTCCAATATTCTGCTCTCCCATCAACGCAGACCGACGACTGAAGAACTATGAGCCGCGGCGAGATTAAAAATCAGCACCGAGAGCGTTATGCTTTCCAGCTGCGAATTATCGCGGCTGCCCTCTTTGTTTTATCCTTATTTGCCTTGCTATTTGGGCGTTTTTTTTGGCTGCAAGCCGTTCAGCACGATAAATATATGACGCTGGCCGAACAAAACCGTATCTCGCTCGTGCCTATTCCGCCATCACGCGGCATTATCCGGGATAGAAACGGCGTGGTTCTGGCGCATAATTTCTCTGCCTATACGCTGGAAATCACGCCCTCTAAACAAGCCAATCTGGAAGAAACAATCGAGCAACTCTCCAGCATTGTTGAAATCACCGCCAAAGATAAACGCCGCTTTAAAAAGCTGCGTGATGAAACACGTGATTTTGAAACGCTACCGATCCGCACTCGCTTAAGTGATGAAGAAGTCGCCCGCTTTGCCGCCAATAGCTATCGCTTTCC encodes the following:
- the gatC gene encoding Asp-tRNA(Asn)/Glu-tRNA(Gln) amidotransferase subunit GatC; the encoded protein is MSLSIEDVARIARLSRIAVTGDELAATQGQLNQILTLIEEMRAVDTTGIEPMAHAQDVMLRLRDDVAREPNRREAWQAVAPAVEAGLYLVPQVIE
- a CDS encoding rod shape-determining protein; the encoded protein is MFGLLSGYFANDIAIDLGTANTLIYMQGKGIVLDEPSVVAIQQEGGPSGKKTILAVGAEAKKMLGRTPGSINAIRPMKDGVIADFTITEQMLKQFIKKVNPSRMFSSPPRIVICVPCGSTQVERRAIRESALGAGARKVELIEEPMAAAIGAGMPVEEATGSMVVDIGGGTTEVGVISLGGIVYASSVRVGGDKFDEAIINYIRRNYGMLIGEATAEEIKKRIGSAFPGAEVREMEVKGRNLAEGIPRSFTISSNEILEALTEPLNQIVSAVKQALEQTPPELGADIAEKGMVLTGGGALLRDLDRLLMEETGLPVFVAEDPLTCVVRGSGKALEKLDKAGSIFTYD
- the mreC gene encoding rod shape-determining protein MreC, with amino-acid sequence MQASQPAFFKQGPKPLTRFFLFSVLSICLIVGDANFQMLGPVRQQLSVLLYPLQWLVTAPFELLKDTSTFLSRQAELLGENRKLHDAQLLASVNAMKLKALEAENARLRQLSTVQASQPSQLTEILYNGRDPFTARLIVDRGERANIRAGQIVVDASGVVGQVVRVQPMTSEVRLISDRNHMVPVQIERNQLRTVIYGMGRDLPLEIRNMSSNSDIKEGDTLITSGIDGLYPAGLPVAKVNKIERSNAFARIYCTPLAGIEQHRFLLILEANRALTPYPAHASDVVTKQKKGR
- the mreD gene encoding rod shape-determining protein MreD: MPISRQLLRPVSSSFILFTFILSLSVNLLPWQAGLVGFAPDFVALFIIYWTLNQPRRVGVGVAFFLGLLMDVADGNILGQHALAYTVIAYLTLARQRQLAVFPFWQQAFVALGLMLAGQALMLLLRTAMGAPFPGWAYFAGSFVAAFIWPPLSNILLSHQRRPTTEEL